TCAGAGACTTTATACGGGGGTCAAGGCAATCTGATGGTATACGCCTTGATGGAGCTGTGATTATCTCTATGCCCTTTTTGTAATACTCATCAGGATAGAGCTGTATATCAGACACAATAATTATCACTGTCGCCCTTTTGCATGGTGTCGGGTCTATGCCCAGAGGGCCTTCTCCTCTTGTTACGATGAGGCGGATGTAGCCATTTTTCTTGCCATTTATCTTTACGGCATCAAACACAGCATTTTCCATTTCTTCCTTTGGCATAGGTATCTCAAGGAGAATTGCCTTCGCACTCTGGTAAAGCCTTTCAATATGCTCTTTGAGCTTAAAGACCTTTCCATTGTAAATTCTTATTCCCTCAAAAACACCATCACCATAGAGAAGTCCGTGGTCAAAGACTGATATTTTTGCATCTGATTTGTCGTAATATTTCCCATCAATATATATTTTCATACCGCCTCCCCATCTTTGAATATATCCCGTAATCTTACAGATTCAAAGGCATCTGTCAAGGGAATAAAATACGACAAAACTGCAATAAACAGGACATAAATGTGGCGTAGGGCAGTACGGGTACAAAGGTTTTTTTAACAATTTCAGCATGTTATGAACTGGCACTGCTATTGCATTCCAAACGATCATGCTGACAAGGATGCACAAAGATATTATGAACAACCACCCGTGTTTTTCAAAGGAGGCACACCATAAGTTTGCAAGGATCCATCTGCCTGTTGCTCCTGTATGCAATATACAGTGCAGATATTGTATGCGAAAATATGATTGTGCCAATGAATCAAGACCCGGGATTACAAGCAGGGTTTTAACTCCAGCAGAAGCCCTGGAAAGGGTAAGGGCTCTGGTTCGAAGAAACGAGAAGCTGAGTGTTATAGGCATAGCAGGCCCTGGAGACCCTCTGGCAAATGATTCCACATTTGAGGTTTTGAGGGCAATCCACAGAGAGTTTCCTGAACTGATTCTCTGTGCGTCAACCAATGGACTTTATCTCTCAGACAGGCTTGAAGACCTGGTTAAATCAGGTGTAAGAAGTCTGACTATTACAATGAATGCTGTGACGCCTGAGACAGCAGAGAAGATATACTCGTGGGTATCTTACAGAGGAAGGCGTTACACAGGAAGGGATGCTGCAGAGTGCCTTCTGTGCAATCAATGGAGAGGACTCAGAAATGCCATTGATGCAGGGCTTATTGTAAAGGTGAACAGCGTTTTAATCCCGGGTGTGAACGATAAAGAGATTCCTTTAATCGCATGGCTTGCTGGAGGAAAAGGAGCAGATATAATGAACATAATCCCTTTGATACCCCAGGCAGAGTTTGAGTATCTTCAGAGACCCACGCGTGAGACGATTAACAGGATGAGAGAGGATTGCATCAGATATATCCCTCAGATGACCCACTGCAGGCAGTGCAGGGCAGATGCCTTTGGGATTCTCGGAGAGGATAAAGATATGGAACTTGAGATGTTAAATGCAAGGATTGGAGAGGAGTATTGTGAGAC
This window of the Nitrospirota bacterium genome carries:
- the ilvE gene encoding branched-chain-amino-acid transaminase — protein: MKIYIDGKYYDKSDAKISVFDHGLLYGDGVFEGIRIYNGKVFKLKEHIERLYQSAKAILLEIPMPKEEMENAVFDAVKINGKKNGYIRLIVTRGEGPLGIDPTPCKRATVIIIVSDIQLYPDEYYKKGIEIITAPSRRIPSDCLDPRIKSLNYLNNIMAKIEARQAGCLEAVMLNKEGFVAECTGDNIFIVKHNELLTPAPYHGALDGITMRTVIEIAESLGIKTHETTLTRYDLYNADECFMTGTGAEVIPVIKIDGRVIGDGRPGNATRRLIEIFKKLIIS
- the nifB gene encoding nitrogenase cofactor biosynthesis protein NifB, whose product is MLTRMHKDIMNNHPCFSKEAHHKFARIHLPVAPVCNIQCRYCMRKYDCANESRPGITSRVLTPAEALERVRALVRRNEKLSVIGIAGPGDPLANDSTFEVLRAIHREFPELILCASTNGLYLSDRLEDLVKSGVRSLTITMNAVTPETAEKIYSWVSYRGRRYTGRDAAECLLCNQWRGLRNAIDAGLIVKVNSVLIPGVNDKEIPLIAWLAGGKGADIMNIIPLIPQAEFEYLQRPTRETINRMREDCIRYIPQMTHCRQCRADAFGILGEDKDMELEMLNARIGEEYCETV